Proteins co-encoded in one Haladaptatus sp. ZSTT2 genomic window:
- a CDS encoding ferredoxin, giving the protein MKVEFDRDTCIGMFQCVAEWEEGFARDETAGKADLLEGEEVDEDVFVRDVPADEEFDAKFAARVCPVDAITIYDDDGEQLIP; this is encoded by the coding sequence ATGAAAGTCGAGTTCGACCGCGACACCTGCATTGGCATGTTCCAGTGCGTTGCCGAATGGGAGGAAGGGTTCGCCCGCGACGAGACGGCGGGCAAAGCAGACCTACTTGAGGGAGAGGAAGTGGATGAAGACGTGTTCGTCCGCGACGTACCAGCAGACGAGGAGTTCGACGCGAAGTTCGCCGCCCGCGTCTGTCCCGTTGATGCCATCACAATCTACGACGACGACGGCGAACAGCTCATCCCCTGA